Proteins from a single region of Pseudomonas ekonensis:
- a CDS encoding molecular chaperone HscC translates to MQDATLPRPAMLGIDLGTTNSLIAVWQDGRARLIPNALGDVLTPSVVSLDEDDSVLVGKAARARLTTHPQRTAAAFKRFMGSEKRLELGDRSFSPEELSALVIGALKQDAEAWLGHPVEEAVISVPAYFSDEQRKRTLFAAELAGLKVSRLINEPTAAAMAYGLHEQTFERTLIFDLGGGTFDVTVLEYALPLIEVHASTGDNFLGGEDFTEALLQACLKDWRLTPAQIDVQAMASLGDALEQLKRKLADGPQSLSWRHGDTPYEWTLDEAGALKIWEPLLARLRAPIEQALRDARLKPRDLDSLVLVGGATRMPAVQQMVATLFGRLPHRHLDPDTIVALGAATQAACKARDGAIEELILTDVCPYTLGISTRRSDEITGAFAPIIERNTVIPTSRVQKFYTTHAYQNLIRIEVYQGERPWVRDNIFIDAFDVEVAPSEQTQELDVRFSYDINGLLEVDVTLLATGERHSHSIDRSPTGLDEQARQASQERLTALKTHPRDTLPNRTLLARLERAWAQSLGDERQRIADWLDAFTTVLAGQRPSEIASQRNRLNEALDQLCL, encoded by the coding sequence ATGCAGGATGCAACCCTTCCCCGCCCGGCCATGCTGGGCATTGACCTTGGCACCACCAACAGTCTCATCGCCGTCTGGCAGGACGGCCGGGCCCGGCTGATTCCCAACGCCCTGGGCGATGTGCTGACCCCGTCGGTGGTCAGCCTCGACGAGGACGACAGCGTCCTGGTGGGCAAGGCCGCCCGCGCCCGCCTGACCACCCATCCGCAGCGCACGGCGGCGGCCTTCAAGCGCTTCATGGGCAGCGAAAAGCGCCTGGAGCTGGGCGACCGCTCGTTCAGCCCCGAAGAGCTCTCGGCCCTGGTGATCGGCGCGCTCAAGCAGGACGCCGAAGCCTGGCTCGGCCATCCTGTGGAGGAAGCGGTGATTTCGGTGCCGGCGTACTTCAGCGACGAGCAACGCAAACGCACCCTGTTCGCCGCCGAACTGGCGGGCCTGAAGGTGTCGCGGCTGATCAACGAACCCACCGCCGCCGCCATGGCCTACGGCCTGCACGAGCAGACGTTCGAGCGCACGCTGATCTTCGACCTGGGCGGCGGCACGTTCGACGTGACGGTGCTGGAATACGCGCTGCCGCTGATCGAGGTCCACGCCTCCACCGGCGACAACTTCCTGGGCGGCGAAGACTTCACCGAAGCGTTGCTGCAGGCCTGCCTCAAGGACTGGCGGCTCACGCCGGCGCAGATCGACGTCCAGGCCATGGCCAGCCTCGGCGACGCCCTGGAACAGCTCAAGCGCAAACTCGCCGACGGTCCGCAGTCATTGAGCTGGCGCCACGGCGACACACCGTACGAATGGACGCTGGACGAAGCCGGCGCGCTGAAGATCTGGGAGCCGCTGCTGGCCCGCCTGCGCGCGCCCATCGAGCAGGCCCTGCGCGACGCCCGCCTCAAGCCCCGCGACCTCGACAGTCTGGTGCTGGTGGGCGGCGCGACGCGCATGCCGGCGGTGCAGCAGATGGTGGCGACGCTGTTCGGCCGCCTGCCCCACCGCCACCTCGATCCGGACACCATCGTCGCCCTGGGCGCCGCCACACAGGCGGCCTGCAAGGCACGCGACGGCGCCATCGAAGAGCTGATCCTGACCGACGTGTGCCCTTACACACTGGGCATCTCCACCCGCCGCAGCGATGAAATCACCGGCGCCTTCGCGCCGATCATCGAGCGCAACACGGTGATCCCGACGTCCCGGGTGCAGAAGTTCTACACCACCCATGCGTATCAGAACCTGATCCGCATCGAGGTGTACCAAGGGGAACGGCCGTGGGTGCGCGACAACATTTTCATCGACGCCTTCGACGTGGAAGTGGCGCCCAGCGAACAGACCCAGGAACTGGATGTGCGCTTCAGCTACGACATCAACGGCCTGCTGGAAGTGGACGTGACCCTGCTCGCCACCGGCGAGCGCCACAGCCACAGCATCGACCGCAGCCCCACCGGGCTCGACGAACAGGCCAGGCAGGCCAGCCAAGAGCGGTTGACCGCCCTCAAGACCCACCCCCGCGACACGCTGCCCAACCGGACGCTGCTGGCCCGCCTGGAACGGGCCTGGGCGCAAAGCCTGGGGGACGAACGCCAGCGGATCGCCGATTGGCTGGACGCCTTCACCACCGTGCTCGCCGGCCAGCGACCGTCAGAGATCGCCAGCCAGCGCAACCGGCTCAACGAAGCGCTGGATCAGCTGTGCCTCTGA